TATAAGACTTCAcgtaaaatattattttctcttATTGTGACTTTCTGCTATTATttgacatattttatataaacgTGAGCTTAGAAAATCCTTTTGATTGTAGATGTAGctcaatttattttttaagaatacCAATTCGTCTAATATACAAGCTTCATTGCTAGTTTTGTTTGGCATTCTATTGTGGCAATAATTATAAGtatttaatatcaaatCAGGTACGTTAATAATGTTCATCACCATAAGTATTTTCCAATTTACTAAAGAAAATTCATATAACAAGAGTAATGAATCATCATTTAACCGCAAACTGTTGATTTttggttttaaaaaatcgaaAACTGCTTTCACAAAGTGTAAGACAGACATTACATTACCACAATcagaaaattttgttttttcgaTATTATCTGCGATATTTGCAATGtgatttgatattttacgTTTGaagtaaagaaaaaattttgatataaaatgtctgtaat
Above is a window of Vairimorpha necatrix chromosome 2, complete sequence DNA encoding:
- a CDS encoding putative SP-containing protein; the protein is MYLFISLLNCFHCTAKTNETNLKSGQDHIENSNDNINIMKILSEGNNEIDLNENRDPSMEKLFEYLVNGGDYEQYKKSTCAIKHFFTPDVLFKSNKVDNHTTLEQQLYNMREKLDRITEECQLYFSKVPENKIKIIFNRQENKKISYYRHFISKFFLYFKRKISNHIANIADNIEKTKFSDCGNVMSVLHFVKAVFDFLKPKINSLRLNDDSLLLLYEFSLVNWKILMVMNIINVPDLILNTYNYCHNRMPNKTSNEACILDELVFLKNKLSYIYNQKDFLSSRLYKICQIIAESHNKRK